One Glycine max cultivar Williams 82 chromosome 6, Glycine_max_v4.0, whole genome shotgun sequence DNA segment encodes these proteins:
- the LOC100787795 gene encoding LOW QUALITY PROTEIN: bZIP transcription factor 18 (The sequence of the model RefSeq protein was modified relative to this genomic sequence to represent the inferred CDS: inserted 4 bases in 2 codons; substituted 3 bases at 3 genomic stop codons) — translation MSFSHHRRSQSEMHFRIPNDFDLEVDLSPPHHFQDPVPXSIPQSPHLETRRSGHRRSNSPDASSSSLVDAIDAEKALSPYKLAQLWTVDPKRAKRYVRFRXSSSXYIVSLHSQINLFDXMVRVIQSLQTEATALSAQLSLFQRDTTGLTTENTELKLRLQGMEQQANLCDALKNEVDRLKIATGEIVMHTDAYGLGLHPLTYSQAPFFSHQSQHGQRELQAMKMWXLHSLSSNVPTSHEPLFDLDIPYDLSEMLSSESIGQFQGLDIGNGVSHNLMPDCPSICVNNINNAF, via the exons ATGTCGTTCTCTCACCACCGTCGATCTCAATCCGAGATGCATTTCCGCATCCCCAACGACTTCGACCTCGAGGTGGATCTCTCTCCGCCGCATCATTTCCAAGATCCGGTCCC TTCCATACCCCAATCTCCGCATCTGGAAACCCGTCGCTCCGGTCACCGGAGAAGCAACTCCCCCGACGCCTCTTCCTCCTCGTTGGTCGACGCCATTGATGCCGAGAAGGCCTTGTCCCCCTATAAGCTCGCTCAATTGTGGACCGTTGATCCCAAACGAGCCAAGAGGTACGTACGTTTCCG ATCATCATCATGATATATCGTTTCCTTGCATTCTCAAATTAACCTTTTCGATTGAATGGTGCGTGTGATTCAATCTCTTCAAACGGAAGCAACCGCTCTTTCCGCTCAATTAAGTCTTTTCCAG AGAGATACAACTGGTCTGACTACTGAAAATACGGAGTTGAAGCTTAGGTTACAAGGCATGGAACAACAAGCTAACTTATGTGATG CACTGAAGAACGAAGTTGATAGGCTCAAGATTGCAACTGGAGAGATAGTAATGCATACCGATGCCTATGGTTTGGGACTGCATCCACTTACATATTCTCAAGCTCCATTCTTCTCACATCAGTCACAACATGGGCAGAGAGAACTTCAGGCCATGAAAATGTGGTAGTTGCATTCACTCTCATCTAATGTGCCTACTTCCCATGAGCCTCTGTTTGATCTAGACATTCCCTATGATTTGTCAGAAATGTTGTCAAGTGAATCCATCGGCCAATTTcagggactggacataggcaacGGGGTTTCTCATAATCTGATGCCAGATTGTCCATCCATTTGTGTTAATAATATCAACAATGCCTTTTGA